One segment of Carya illinoinensis cultivar Pawnee chromosome 13, C.illinoinensisPawnee_v1, whole genome shotgun sequence DNA contains the following:
- the LOC122292646 gene encoding exocyst complex component EXO70H1-like, with protein MSNNFLFKSSPPSKTIPPPSPTRTTFSESLMDENIEIAESLIIKWSTDASSYVKIASLFHDDRSESKQFLNSVRDLQSAMKYFVTQKVASEKLVRAHTLMQMAMKRLEKEFYQILSANRACLDPESVSARSSRSSAARPSVSDLEDDESEDEFRVVGESVSEVERASMIVMADLKAIADCMIASGYGKECVKIYKIKRKSIIDEALYHLGVERLSLSKVQKSDWEVLELKVRKWLKAVEMAVKTLFYGERILCDSVFSASESIRESCFAEISRESAISLFEFPEMVAKIKKSPEKMFRMLDMYEALCDSWPEIESIFSYESTSVVRSQAVSSLVKLGEAVRTMLTDFETAIKKDTSKSPVPGGGVHPLTRYVMNYISLLADYSGVLADIVTDWPLILDSPLPESCFGSLESDDLVISTRIAQLILVLLCKLDGKTELYKDAALSYLFLANNLQYVVVKVRTSNLKLLLGEDWVTKHESKVKQYASNYERMGWNKVFSSLPENPTAEISLEQARDCCKKFNLAFAEAYRKQSAWIITDPKLRDEIKISVAKKLRSAYHEFYNKYRGKLRFGSESLVRYAPDDLGNYLSDLFYATRSAGSVSSSCSPSHPRGGQSH; from the coding sequence ATGAGCAATAATTTCTTGTTCAAATCTTCACCTCCATCTAAAACAATCCCACCTCCTTCACCCACCCGCACTACTTTCTCTGAATCGCTAATGGATGAAAACATCGAAATAGCAGAGTCCCTTATTATAAAGTGGAGCACGGACGCTTCCTCTTACGTCAAAATCGCCTCCCTTTTCCACGACGATCGTTCTGAATCCAAACAGTTCCTAAACTCCGTCAGAGACCTGCAGTCCGccatgaaatattttgttaccCAAAAAGTGGCCTCTGAAAAGCTTGTCAGGGCCCATACCTTGATGCAAATGGCTATGAAGAGGTTGGAGAAGGAGTTCTATCAGATTTTGTCCGCCAATCGGGCGTGCCTGGATCCCGAATCGGTTTCGGCCCGCTCCTCGAGATCCTCGGCGGCGAGGCCTAGTGTTTCCGACCTGGAGGATGATGAGTCGGAGGACGAGTTTCGTGTAGTTGGCGAGTCGGTATCTGAGGTGGAGCGAGCTTCGATGATTGTGATGGCGGACTTAAAAGCTATAGCAGACTGTATGATAGCTTCTGGTTATGGGAAAGAGTGCGTgaaaatctataaaataaaacgtAAATCTATCATCGATGAGGCTTTGTATCATCTCGGGGTTGAGAGGCTGTCTCTCTCGAAAGTGCAGAAGAGCGATTGGGAGGTTTTGGAGCTGAAGGTCAGGAAGTGGTTGAAGGCTGTGGAAATGGCCGTGAAAACTCTCTTTTATGGAGAGAGGATTCTGTGTGATAGTGTGTTTTCGGCTTCGGAATCGATCAGAGAATCGTGCTTCGCTGAGATTTCCAGAGAGAGCGCGATTAGCTTGTTTGAGTTCCCGGAAATGGTAGCAAAGATCAAGAAATCCCCCGAGAAAATGTTTCGTATGTTAGACATGTACGAAGCTCTCTGTGATTCCTGGCCAGAGATCGAATCTATTTTTTCCTATGAATCGACCTCCGTCGTTCGATCACAGGCAGTTTCTTCTCTGGTCAAGCTCGGTGAGGCGGTGCGCACGATGCTAACGGACTTCGAAACCGCCATCAAGAAGGACACGTCGAAGAGTCCCGTCCCCGGAGGTGGGGTTCATCCGCTCACTCGCTACGTGATGAACTACATCTCCTTGCTAGCCGATTACAGCGGCGTCCTCGCCGATATCGTCACCGACTGGCCTTTGATATTGGATTCACCATTACCAGAATCCTGCTTCGGGAGCCTAGAGTCGGACGATCTTGTGATTTCCACTCGGATTGCGCAGTTGATCCTCGTCCTCCTCTGTAAACTCGACGGCAAAACTGAGCTCTACAAGGATGCGGCACTCTCGTACCTGTTCTTGGCCAACAACCTCCAATACGTCGTCGTCAAGGTGCGCACGTCGAACCTGAAACTCCTCCTCGGCGAGGATTGGGTGACGAAGCACGAATCAAAGGTCAAACAGTACGCTTCGAACTACGAACGGATGGGCTGGAACAAGGTATTCTCTTCGTTGCCCGAAAATCCGACGGCGGAGATTTCACTGGAGCAAGCGAGGGATTGTTGTAAGAAATTCAATCTGGCGTTTGCCGAGGCGTATAGGAAACAGAGTGCATGGATTATTACGGACCCGAAACTCCGGGACGAAATCAAAATCTCGGTTGCGAAGAAGCTTAGATCGGCGTACCATGAGTTTTACAACAAGTATCGGGGCAAGTTAAGGTTCGGATCTGAATCTTTGGTCAGATATGCCCCAGATGATTTGGGGAATTACTTATCGGATCTATTCTATGCGACCAGGAGTGCAGGGAGTGTTTCGTCATCTTGTTCGCCTTCCCACCCTCGAGGTGGGCAAAGCCATTGA